One region of Pseudomonas sp. B21-040 genomic DNA includes:
- the sugE gene encoding quaternary ammonium compound efflux SMR transporter SugE: MSWIILFFAGLFEVGWAVGLKYTDGFSRPLPTALTVAAMAISLGLLGLAMKELPLGTAYAIWTGVGAVGTVIAGIILFGESMALFRLASVALIIAGLIGLKVSA; this comes from the coding sequence ATGTCCTGGATCATCCTGTTTTTCGCCGGCCTGTTCGAAGTCGGCTGGGCCGTCGGCCTGAAGTACACCGACGGTTTCAGCCGTCCCCTGCCCACCGCTTTGACCGTTGCAGCCATGGCCATCAGCCTTGGTTTGCTGGGCCTTGCCATGAAGGAATTGCCGCTGGGTACGGCCTATGCGATCTGGACGGGCGTGGGTGCCGTGGGCACGGTGATCGCGGGGATCATTCTGTTTGGTGAGTCGATGGCGTTGTTTCGGCTGGCCAGTGTGGCGTTGATCATTGCCGGGTTGATCGGCCTAAAGGTTAGCGCTTAG
- a CDS encoding bile acid:sodium symporter family protein — protein sequence MRALAALSRFVGNTFAYWVLIFAVVAFLQPAWFIGLKGAIVPLLGLVMFGMGLTLKLEDFAEVARHPWRVALGVVAHFVIMPGVAWLLCQAFHLPPEIAVGVILVGCCPSGTSSNVMTWLARGDLALSVAIAAVTTLLAPLLTPTLIWLLASAWLPVSFMELFWSILQVVLLPIILGVVAQRVLGAKVRHAEEVLPLISVVSIVIIVTAVVAASQAKIAESGLLIMAVVMLHNSFGYLLGYFTGRLFKLPLAQRKSLALEVGMQNSGLGAALASAHFSPLAAVPSALFSVWHNISGALLSTYFRRMSEKEDRKLAARPVAD from the coding sequence ATGCGCGCACTGGCTGCATTGAGTCGTTTTGTCGGCAACACTTTTGCTTACTGGGTACTGATTTTTGCAGTCGTGGCGTTCCTGCAACCGGCCTGGTTCATCGGCCTCAAAGGCGCGATCGTGCCGCTGCTGGGGTTGGTGATGTTCGGCATGGGCCTGACCCTCAAACTTGAAGACTTCGCCGAAGTCGCCCGCCATCCGTGGCGCGTGGCCTTGGGCGTGGTTGCCCATTTCGTGATCATGCCCGGTGTGGCGTGGTTGCTCTGCCAGGCGTTCCACCTGCCACCGGAAATCGCCGTCGGCGTTATCCTGGTCGGTTGCTGCCCAAGCGGTACCTCGTCGAACGTGATGACCTGGCTGGCGCGCGGCGATCTGGCGCTGTCAGTGGCCATCGCCGCCGTCACCACCCTCCTCGCCCCACTGCTGACCCCGACACTGATCTGGCTGCTGGCGTCGGCCTGGTTGCCGGTGTCCTTCATGGAGCTGTTCTGGTCGATTCTGCAAGTGGTGCTGTTGCCGATCATTCTTGGCGTGGTGGCTCAACGCGTGCTCGGCGCCAAGGTGCGTCATGCCGAGGAAGTCTTGCCGCTGATTTCGGTGGTGAGCATCGTGATCATCGTCACCGCCGTGGTGGCCGCCAGCCAGGCGAAGATCGCCGAGTCCGGCCTGCTGATCATGGCGGTGGTGATGCTGCACAACAGCTTCGGGTATCTGCTGGGTTACTTCACCGGGCGCCTGTTCAAGCTACCACTGGCGCAACGCAAATCCCTCGCGCTGGAAGTCGGCATGCAAAACTCCGGTTTGGGCGCTGCGTTGGCCAGTGCCCACTTCTCCCCGCTGGCGGCGGTGCCGAGCGCTTTGTTCAGCGTGTGGCACAACATTTCCGGGGCGCTGCTCTCAACGTATTTCCGTCGCATGAGCGAGAAAGAAGATCGAAAACTGGCGGCACGGCCCGTCGCCGACTGA
- a CDS encoding catalase family protein, with amino-acid sequence MSTLWMRLGAFLGKTLLWLLGLGVLAWALATAWFAWQHSGPVSADELIPEGEAAMTQDVIQTAVRIVDQHREPTRYLRDAHAKAHGCVKAEVQVLPDLAGEMRQGVFSEPGKTWQATMRLSNGNAYPQFDSIRDARGMAIKLLDVPGKQLLADQQRRAEQDFVMFSHPNFFVSDVAEYRQNVAAQADGKKLMAFFPGWDPRSWQVRHLFIALATLSPAPESPTRTTYFSVSPYKFGEANAKFRVIPDPDSCPAYTLPAQNQKLPNFLRNALNQQLSTDRVPACFVLQIQRQDPSHYMPIEDTSIEWSENEAPFQTVARIKVPAQDFDTPALNLQCDNQSFNPWFGLEAHRPIGGINRLRKAVYEAVSDYRHSRNAEQ; translated from the coding sequence ATGAGCACACTTTGGATGCGCTTGGGCGCTTTTCTCGGCAAAACCCTTCTGTGGCTGCTGGGTCTTGGCGTGCTCGCCTGGGCGCTGGCCACGGCGTGGTTTGCCTGGCAGCACAGTGGCCCGGTTTCGGCAGATGAATTGATTCCGGAAGGCGAAGCCGCGATGACCCAGGACGTGATTCAGACGGCCGTGCGCATTGTCGATCAACACCGCGAGCCCACCCGCTACCTGCGCGACGCCCATGCCAAGGCCCATGGCTGCGTGAAAGCCGAAGTTCAGGTGTTGCCGGACCTGGCTGGAGAGATGCGCCAAGGTGTGTTCAGCGAGCCCGGCAAAACCTGGCAAGCGACGATGCGCTTGTCCAACGGCAATGCGTATCCGCAGTTCGACAGTATTCGCGATGCCCGGGGCATGGCGATCAAATTGCTTGATGTGCCTGGTAAACAGCTGCTCGCCGACCAACAGCGTCGCGCCGAACAGGACTTCGTGATGTTCAGTCACCCGAATTTTTTCGTCAGCGATGTCGCCGAGTATCGTCAGAATGTGGCGGCTCAGGCTGACGGCAAGAAGCTGATGGCGTTTTTTCCGGGGTGGGACCCGCGCAGTTGGCAGGTTCGCCATCTGTTTATCGCGTTGGCGACCTTGTCGCCTGCTCCGGAAAGTCCAACCCGGACCACCTACTTTTCGGTGTCGCCCTACAAGTTTGGTGAAGCCAATGCCAAGTTCCGGGTGATACCGGACCCGGATAGCTGCCCGGCCTACACCCTGCCCGCGCAAAACCAGAAATTGCCGAACTTTCTGCGCAACGCGCTGAACCAGCAATTATCTACGGATCGGGTGCCGGCCTGTTTCGTCTTGCAGATTCAGCGCCAGGACCCAAGCCACTACATGCCCATCGAAGACACCAGCATCGAATGGAGTGAAAACGAGGCGCCGTTCCAGACCGTGGCGCGGATCAAAGTCCCCGCGCAGGACTTCGACACGCCAGCGCTGAACCTGCAATGCGACAACCAGTCGTTCAATCCGTGGTTTGGCCTGGAGGCTCATCGGCCGATTGGCGGCATCAACCGTCTGCGTAAGGCGGTGTATGAAGCCGTGAGCGACTACCGGCACAGTCGCAACGCTGAGCAATAA
- a CDS encoding MFS transporter — translation MSHPSQFTLLRTRRFLPFFVTQSLGAFNDNIFKQSLILAILYKLTIDGDRSIYVNLCALLFILPFFLFSALAGQFGEKFAKDRLIRLIKLGEIVIMAVGAVGFLFDHLSLMLVALFAMGTHSALFGPVKYSILPQALREEELVGGNGLVEMGTFLAILAGTIGAGIMMSSSHYAPIVSSAIIGVAVLGYLASRSIPRAAAASPQMRLNWNIFSQSWATLKLGLGQTPAVSRSIVGNSWFWFVGAIYLTQIPAYAKEWMHGDETVVTLILTVFSVGIALGSMLCEKLSGRKVEIGLVPFGSFGLTVFGLLLWWHSGGIADSVTGHGWVEILGFGHTWLVLIDILGLGIFGGFYIVPLYALIQSRTAENERARVIAANNILNALFMVVSAIVSIVLLSMVKLSIPQLFLVVSLLNIGVNAYIFKIVPEFSMRFMIWLLSHSMYRVEHRNLDLIPDEGAALLVCNHVSFVDALLIGGAVRRPIRFVMYYKIYNLPVLNFIFRTAGTIPIAGRQEDIQIYERAFKRIAQYLKDGELVCIFPEGKLTADGEINEFKGGLARILEETPVPVIPLALQGLWGSFFSRDPGKGVFHRLWSRVTLVAGPAVAVEAAQPAALQAMVGELRGTVR, via the coding sequence ATGAGTCACCCCTCACAGTTCACCTTGCTCCGCACCCGGCGTTTCCTGCCGTTTTTCGTGACGCAGTCCCTCGGGGCGTTCAACGACAATATCTTCAAGCAGTCGTTGATCCTGGCCATTTTGTACAAACTGACCATCGACGGTGACCGCTCGATCTACGTCAACCTCTGTGCGCTGTTGTTCATCCTTCCGTTTTTTCTGTTTTCGGCGCTGGCCGGGCAGTTCGGCGAGAAGTTCGCCAAGGACCGTTTGATCCGTCTGATCAAGCTCGGCGAAATCGTCATCATGGCGGTCGGTGCAGTCGGTTTTCTCTTCGATCATCTGTCATTGATGCTGGTCGCGCTGTTTGCCATGGGCACCCACTCGGCGCTGTTCGGGCCGGTGAAATACTCGATCTTGCCCCAGGCCCTGCGCGAAGAAGAACTGGTCGGCGGTAACGGGCTGGTGGAAATGGGGACCTTCCTGGCCATTCTCGCCGGGACCATCGGCGCCGGCATCATGATGTCGTCCAGTCACTACGCGCCGATCGTCTCCAGCGCGATCATTGGCGTTGCGGTGCTCGGTTACCTGGCCAGTCGCAGCATTCCACGGGCGGCGGCGGCTTCACCGCAAATGCGCCTGAACTGGAACATCTTCAGTCAATCCTGGGCCACCTTGAAACTGGGCCTGGGGCAGACCCCGGCAGTGTCGCGTTCGATCGTCGGCAACTCGTGGTTCTGGTTTGTCGGGGCGATTTATCTGACGCAAATTCCGGCCTATGCCAAGGAATGGATGCACGGCGACGAAACCGTGGTGACCCTGATTCTGACGGTGTTTTCGGTCGGTATCGCGCTCGGCTCGATGCTGTGCGAAAAGCTCTCCGGGCGCAAAGTCGAGATAGGCCTGGTGCCGTTCGGCTCGTTTGGCCTGACCGTGTTTGGCCTGCTGCTGTGGTGGCATTCCGGTGGAATTGCGGACAGCGTGACGGGCCATGGCTGGGTCGAAATCCTCGGGTTTGGCCACACCTGGCTGGTGCTGATCGACATCCTGGGTCTGGGGATCTTTGGCGGTTTCTACATCGTGCCGCTGTATGCGCTGATCCAGTCGCGCACCGCCGAGAATGAACGGGCACGAGTGATTGCCGCCAACAACATTCTCAACGCGCTGTTTATGGTGGTGTCGGCGATTGTCTCGATCGTGTTGTTGAGCATGGTCAAACTGTCGATTCCGCAGCTGTTCCTGGTGGTGTCGCTGCTGAACATCGGCGTCAACGCCTACATCTTCAAAATCGTCCCTGAATTCAGCATGCGTTTCATGATCTGGTTGCTCAGTCACTCCATGTACCGCGTGGAGCATCGCAATCTTGATCTGATTCCCGATGAGGGCGCGGCGTTGCTGGTGTGCAATCACGTGTCCTTTGTCGATGCACTTCTGATTGGCGGCGCAGTGCGTCGGCCGATTCGCTTTGTGATGTATTACAAAATCTACAACTTGCCGGTGCTGAACTTTATCTTCCGCACGGCCGGGACAATTCCCATAGCGGGTCGTCAGGAAGACATTCAAATCTACGAAAGAGCCTTCAAGCGGATAGCGCAGTATCTGAAGGATGGCGAGTTGGTGTGCATCTTCCCGGAAGGCAAATTGACTGCGGATGGGGAGATCAACGAATTCAAGGGCGGGTTGGCGCGGATTCTCGAAGAGACACCGGTGCCGGTGATTCCGCTGGCGTTGCAGGGCTTGTGGGGGAGTTTCTTCAGCCGTGATCCGGGCAAAGGCGTGTTTCACCGGTTGTGGTCGCGGGTGACGTTGGTGGCGGGGCCGGCGGTGGCCGTTGAGGCGGCGCAGCCGGCGGCGTTGCAGGCGATGGTCGGCGAGTTGCGCGGCACCGTTAGATAG
- the rdgC gene encoding recombination-associated protein RdgC has product MWFKNLLIYRLTQDLPVDAEALETALATKLARPCASQELTTYGFVAPFGKGEDAPLVHVSGDFLLVSARKEERILPGSVVRDAVKEKVDEIEAEQMRKVYKKERDQIKDEIIQAFLPRAFIRRSSTFAAIAPKQGLILVNSASPKRAEDLLSTLREVIGTLPVRPLTVKMSPTATMTEWVTTQKAADDFFVLDECELRDTHEDGGIVRCKRQDLTSEEIQLHLSTGKVVTQLSLAWQDKLSFVLDDKMVVKRLKFEDLLQDQAEQDGGEEALGQLDASFTLMMLTFGDFLPALVEALGGEETPQGI; this is encoded by the coding sequence ATGTGGTTCAAAAACCTGCTTATCTATCGCCTGACCCAAGATCTGCCTGTTGATGCCGAGGCGTTGGAAACTGCACTGGCCACCAAACTGGCGCGTCCATGTGCAAGCCAGGAGTTGACCACCTACGGTTTCGTCGCGCCATTCGGTAAAGGCGAAGATGCGCCGCTGGTTCACGTCAGCGGCGACTTCCTGCTGGTCTCGGCGCGTAAAGAAGAACGCATTTTGCCGGGCAGCGTCGTGCGCGACGCTGTGAAGGAAAAGGTCGACGAGATCGAAGCCGAGCAAATGCGCAAGGTCTACAAAAAAGAACGCGACCAGATCAAGGATGAAATCATCCAGGCTTTCCTGCCTCGTGCCTTTATTCGCCGCTCCTCGACGTTCGCCGCCATTGCACCGAAGCAGGGCCTGATCCTCGTCAACTCGGCCAGTCCGAAACGTGCCGAAGACCTGCTGTCCACCCTGCGCGAAGTGATCGGCACCCTGCCAGTACGTCCACTGACCGTAAAAATGTCGCCGACCGCCACCATGACCGAATGGGTCACCACGCAGAAAGCGGCGGACGATTTCTTCGTGCTGGACGAATGCGAGCTGCGTGATACCCACGAAGACGGCGGCATCGTGCGCTGCAAGCGTCAAGACCTGACCAGCGAAGAAATCCAGCTGCACCTGAGCACCGGCAAAGTGGTCACTCAGTTGTCGCTGGCCTGGCAGGACAAACTGTCTTTCGTGCTCGACGACAAGATGGTGGTCAAGCGCCTGAAGTTCGAAGACCTGCTGCAAGACCAGGCCGAACAGGACGGCGGCGAAGAGGCCCTGGGTCAACTGGACGCCAGTTTCACGTTGATGATGCTGACTTTCGGTGACTTCCTGCCGGCACTGGTAGAAGCGCTGGGCGGCGAAGAGACGCCGCAGGGGATCTGA